The genomic region GTCGGCAGCACCCGCCTCATCGACAACGAGACCGTCGTCATCGCCTGACCCGACCTCGCGCGGCGCGACCCGGCCGTCCGTCGACCCGCGTGCCCGGGCCCTGCCCGCACCTGCGAGAATCGACGGGAGGCCGCTCGGCCGCCCCGTACCCCACGACCCGCGAGGATCCGCCCGCACATGACCGACAGCCCCGGAACGCCCGCGACGCTCGAGACCGCCCCCGCTCCCGCCGTGGAGGGACCCGCCGAGGACGTCGCCGAGCAGAAGGCCGTGCGCCTCGCCAAGCGCGCGCGTCTCAACGCCGCGGGCGGCCCGGGCGAGGGCGCGTACCCGGTTCAGGTGCCCGTCACGACCACGATCCCGGCGGTCCGCGCGGAGTTCGGCCACCTCGAGCCCGGCGAGGAGACCGACCACGTGGTCGGCATCGCGGGCCGCGTCGTCCACTTCCGCAACACCGGCAAGCTCTGCTTCGCGACGCTCCAGGCGGGCGACGGCACGCGCATCCAGGCCATGATCTCGCTGGCCGAGGTCGGCGAGGACGCGCTCGCCGCGTGGAAGGAGCTCGTCGACCTGGGCGACCACGTCTTCGTCGCGGGCCGCGTCATCGCGAGCCGCAAGGGCGAGCTGTCGATCATGGCGAGCGAGTGGCGCATCGCCTCGAAGGCCCTGCTGCCCCTGCCGAACCTGCACTCCGAGCTCTCCGACGAGACCCGCGTCCGCAGCCGCTACCTCGACCTGATCGTCCGCGACCAGGCCCGCAAGAACGTCCTCGACCGCGCGAAGGTCAACGCCTCGATGCGCGAGACGTTCCGCGAGCGCGGCTACGTCGAGGTCGAGACGCCCATGCTGCAGGTGATGCACGGGGGTGCGTCCGCCCGCCCGTTCGTCACGCACTCCAACGCCTTCGACACCGAGATGTACCTCCGCATCGCGCCCGAGCTGTACCTCAAGCGCGCGGTCGTCGGCGGCATCGACCGCGTCTTCGAGATCAACCGCAACTTCCGCAACGAGGGCGCGGACTCGACGCACAGCCCCGAGTTCGCGATGCTCGAGGCGTACGAGGCCTACGGCGACTACACCTCCATCGCCGAGCTCACCCAGACGCTCGTGCAGGACGCGGCCATGGCCGTCGCCGGCAGCCACGTCGTCACGTGGGCCGACGGCACCGAGTACGACCTCGGCGGCGAGTGGGACCGCATCTCCATGTACGGCTCGCTGAGCGAGGCCGCCGGCGTCGAGATCACTCCCGCCACGACCGTCGACGAGCTCCAGGCGATCGCCGACCGCGAGGGCGTCGTCGTGCCGCTGAGCACGCACGGCAAGCTCGTCGAGGAGCTCTGGGAGCACTTCGTGAAGGGCGGCCTCGAGCGCCCCACCTTCGTGCTCGACTTCCCCGTGGAGACCTCCCCGCTCACGCGCGCGCACCGCTCGATCGACGGCGTCGTCGAGAAGTGGGACCTCTACATCCGCGGCTTCGAGCTGGCCACCGGCTACTCCGAGCTCGTGGATCCCGTCGTCCAGCGCGAGCGCTTCGTCGACCAGGCGCGCCAGTCGGCGCGTGGCGACGACGAGGCCATGCCGCTCGACGAGGAGTTCCTCCGTGCCCTCGAGCACGGCATGCCGCCCTCGGGCGGCATGGGTATGGGGGTCGACCGGCTCCTCATGGCCATCACCGGTCTCGGCATCCGCGAGACCATCCTGTTCCCCCTAGTGAAGTAGGCGACCATGCCATTAGGCCCCGACGGCTCGAACCCGAAGAAGCCCACCACCGCGCGCTACGCCCTCTGGATCATCGTGGGCGGCATCGCCGTCGTCATGATCGGCCAGGGCGTCTACGGCATCCTCACCTAGAGCGCGGCGTATCCTTTCCGCATGGATGATTTCTGGGCGAGCGCGATCTGGTCGATCCTCCCCACCCTCGGCGTGGGCCTGATCTTCTGGTTCATCATGCGGGCGGTCATCCAGGCGGACAAGCAGGAGCGCAAGGCGTACGCCGCCATCGAGGCGAAGGAGCGCGCCCGCATGGGCGTTCCCGCGCCCGACGCCGACCGCTAGCGCGGACCGCGCCCGCCGGTCGCCCCCGGCCCGGATCCTCCGTCCACCGCATCGCGTCACGCCCACGGCGAACAGGGGCATGCACTCCTCGGACCCGTCGTTACTCTCTACATATCGGCGCCGGCCCCCTGCCCCGGTGCCCAGGGAGATACAGATGTTCGAGAGATTCACCGACCGCGCTCGTCGCGTCGTCGTCCTGGCCCAAGAAGAGGCCAAGATGCTCAACCACAACTACATCGGGACCGAGCACATCCTGCTCGGCCTCATCCACGAGGGCGAAGGCGTGGCCGCCAAGGCCCTGGAGTCGCTCGGCATCTCCCTCGATGCCGTCCGCGAACAGGTCCAGGACATCATCGGCCAGGGCCAGCAGCAGCCCACGGGGCACATCCCGTTCACGCCGCGCGCCAAGAAGGTCCTGGAGCTGTCGCTCCGCGAGGCCCTCCAGCTCGGCCACAACTACATCGGCACCGAGCACATCCTCCTCGGCCTGATCCGCGAGGGCGAGGGCGTCGCCGCGCAGGTGCTCGTCAAGCTCGGCGCCGACCTCAACCGCGTGCGCCAGCAGGTCATCCAGCTACTGTCCGGCTACCAGGGCAAGGAGGCGGTCGCCGTCGGCGGCGAGGCGCAGCAGAGCCAGCAGGCGGGCTCCACGGTCCTGGACCAGTTCGGGCGCAACCTCACGCAGGCCGCGCGCGACGGCAAGCTCGACCCCGTCATCGGGCGCGAGAAGGAGATCGAGCGCGTGATGCAGATCCTGTCGCGCCGCTCCAAGAACAACCCCGTCCTCATCGGCGAGCCCGGCGTCGGCAAGACCGCCGTCGTCGAGGGCCTGGCGCAGGCCATCGTCAAGGGCGACGTCCCGGAGACGCTGAAGGACAAGCAGCTCTACACGCTCGACCTCGGCTCGCTCATCGCCGGGTCCCGCTACCGCGGCGACTTCGAGGAGCGCCTCAAGAAGGTCACCAAGGAGATCCGCACCCGCGGCGACATCATCACGTTCATCGACGAGATCCACACGCTCGTCGGCGCGGGTGCCGCTGAGGGCGCGATCGACGCGGCCAGCATCCTCAAGCCGCTCCTCGCGCGCGGCGAGCTGCAGACCATCGGCGCCACCACGCTCGACGAGTACCGCAAGCACTTCGAGAAGGACGCGGCCCTCGAGCGCCGCTTCCAGCCCATCCAGGTGCAGGAGCCCTCGCTGCCCCACACCATCAACATCCTCAAGGGCCTGCGCGACCGGTACGAGGCGTTCCACAAGGTGTCCATCACCGACGGCGCCATCGTGTCCGCGGCGAACCTCGCGGACCGCTACATCGCCGACCGGTTCCTCCCGGACAAGGCCATCGACCTGATCGACGAGGCCGGCGCCCGCCTGCGCCTGTCGATCCTGTCGGCGCCGCCGGAGCTGCGTGAGTTCGACGAGCGCATCTCCACGGTCCGCGTGGCCAAGGAGACCGCCATCGAGGACCAGGACTTCGAGAAGGCCGCGAGCCTGCGCGACGAGGAGAAGAACCTCCTCGGCGAGCGCCTCCGCCTCGAGAAGCAGTGGCGCTCGGGCGACGTCCGCACCACCGCCGAGGTCGACGAGGGCCTGATCGCCGAGGTGCTGGCGCAGGCCACGGGCATCCCGGTGTTCAAGCTCACGGAGGAGGAGTCCTCGCGCCTCGTCTTCATGGAGAAGGCCCTGCACCAGCGGGTCATCGGCCAGGAGGAGGCCATCTCGGCCCTGTCCAAGACCATCCGCCGCACGCGCGCCGGGCTCAAGGACCCGCGTCGTCCCTCGGGATCGTTCATCTTCGCCGGCCCCACGGGCGTCGGCAAGACGGAGCTCGCGAAGGCCCTGGCGGAGTTCCTGTTCGACGACGAGGACGCCCTCATCTCGCTCGACATGAGCGAGTACGGCGAGAAGCACACCGTGAGCCGCCTCTTCGGCGCCCCTCCCGGATTCGTCGGCTTCGAGGAGGGCGGCCAGCTCACCGAGAAGGTGCGCCGCAAGCCGTTCTCCGTGGTGCTCTTCGACGAGATCGAGAAGGCGCACCCGGACATCTTCAACTCGCTGCTCCAGATCCTGGAGGAGGGACGCCTGACGGATGGCCAGGGCCGCGTGGTCGACTTCAAGAACACGGTCATCATCATGACCACCAACCTCGGCACCAAGGACATCACGGGTGCCCCGGTCGGGTTCCAGGTCGAGAACAACGCCGCGAACTCCTACGAGCGCATGAAGGGCAAGGTCAGCGAGGAGCTGAAGAAGAACTTCAAGCCCGAGTTCCTCAACCGCGTGGACGACACCATCGTCTTCCCGCAGCTGTCGAAGCCCGAGCTGCTCCAGATCGTCGACCTGTTCGTGAAGCGCCTGTCGGACCGCATGATGGACCGCGACCTCACGATCACGCTCGAGACCGCCGCGAAGGAGCGCCTCATCGAGGTCGGCTTCGACCCGTCGCTCGGCGCCCGGCCCCTCCGCCGCGCGGTGCAGCACGAGATCGAGGACCGTCTGTCGGAGCGCATCCTGCAGGGCGACCTAAACGCGGGCGACCACGTGCACGTGGACTACGTGGACGGCCAGTTCACGTTCGTCACCACCCAGCGCGAGGGCATCTCGGTCGCGGCCGGCATCGGCACCGGGACCGGCACGCCGGACCTCGCCATCACCAGCGAGTAGCGCAGCCAGCACCACCACGACGGCCCGTCGTCCCCGAGAGGGGGCGGCGGGCCGTCGCCGTGTCCGCAGGCTGCGGGTGTCCTCCATCCCGCTGTCGCCTCCTCGGGCGGCGGGCCAGGATGGACGGGGGCGGAACCGCCCCATGAAGGAGATGCCAGCTGATGAGAATCGCCGTCACCGGAGGCTCGGGGAAGCTCGGCCGCCACGTCGTCGCCGACCTGCGCGCCCACGGACACGAAGTCACCAACATCGACCAGGTGGGGGAGCGCGGGTCCGGCTACGTCCGCGTCGACACCACCGACTACGGGCAGGTCGTCGACGCCCTGTTCGGCGTCCAGGACCTGCATGAGGGATTCGACGCGATCGTGCACCTCGCCGCGATCCCGGCCCCCGCGATCCTCAGCGACGTGGCCACGTTCCACAACAACATGCTCACGAGCTTCAACGTCTTCCAGGCCGCGCGCCGGGCGGGCATCAAGAAGGTGGTCTACGCGTCCAGCGAGACCGTGCTCGGCCTGCCGTTCGACGTGCCGCCGCCGTACATCCCCGTCGACGAGGAGTACCCGGCGCAGCCGAACAGCACCTACTCGCTCGTGAAGCACCTCGAGGAGCAGATGGCGATCGAGCTGTGCCGCTGGGATCCCGAGCTGCAGGTCACCGCGCTCCGCTTCTCCAACGTCATGGACGTGGACGACTACGACGAGTTCCCGGGCTTCGACGACGACGCGCTCGCGCGCAAGTGGAACCTGTGGGGCTACATCGACGGGCGCGACGGCGCGCAGGCGGTGCGCAAGGCGCTCGAGCACGACGCTCCGGGCTTCGACCGCTTCATCGTCGCGAACGGCGACACCGTGATGAGCCGCTCGTCGGCCGAGCTCGTCGCGGAGGTCTTCCCCGGCGTCGAGGTCACGAAGGAGCTGGGCGAGCACGAGACGCTGCTGTCCATCGACAAGGCGCGCCGGATCCTCGGCTACGAGCCCGAGCACACCTGGCGCGACCACGCGCCCGCCACCACGGGCGACGACCCGGTGGCGGGGCACCCGTCGTGAGGTACGTGCGCCTGGGCAGCACGGGCACCGAGGTCTCGGCCATCGCGCTGGGCTGCATGAGCTACGGCGAGCCGACGCGCGGCAACCACGCGTGGACGCTCACCGAGGAGGACTCCATCCCGCTCATCCGCCGCGCGGTGGAGCTCGGGATCACGTTCTTCGACACCGCGAACGTGTACTCCGACGGGTCGAGCGAGGAGATCACGGGTCGCGCGCTGAACGCGATGACGACGCGCGAGGAGGTGGTCATCGCCACCAAGGTGCACGGCGCCATGGGGGAGGGGCCGAACTCGCGCGGGCTGTCGCGGAAGCACATCATGTGGCAGATCGACGAGAGCCTCCGCCGGCTCGGGACCGACTACGTGGACCTGTACCAGATCCACCGCTTCGACCCGGCGACGCCGCTCGAGGAGACGCTGGAGGCGCTGCACGACCTGGTGAAGGCCGGCAAGGTGCGCTACCTCGGCGCCTCGTCGATGGACGCCTGGCGGTTCTCGAAGGCGCTGCACCTGCAGCGGGCGAACGGCTGGGCGCCGTTCGTCACGATGCAGGACCACTACAACCTCGTGAACCGCGAGGAGGAGCGCGAGATGCTGCCCCTCTGCGCCGACGCGGGCGTGGGATCCCTGCCGTGGAGCCCGCTCGCCCGCGGCCGCCTCACGCGCGACTGGGACGCGTCGACCGCGCGCAGCGCGACCGACGAGTTCGGGAAGACGCTCTACGCCGCGCAGGAGGACTCCGACCGCCGGGTCGCGGCCGCGGTCGCGGAGGTGGCCGAGGCGCGTGGCGTGCCGCGCGCGCAGGTCGCGCTCGCCTGGGTGTCGCGGAACCCCGTCGTCACCGCGCCCATCGTGGGCGGCACGAAGGCGTCGCACATCGAGGACGCCGTCGCGTCGCTGGACCTCGAGCTCACGGACGACGAGGTGTCGCGGCTCGAGGAGCACTACGTGCCGCACGCGGTCGTCGGCTACTGACCGCCCCGGGGATCGCCCGCGCCGCCCGACTTGCGCGGGTGATCCCCGTCACCTACTCTTGGCGGAGCCACAGACCGCTGGTCGTCGGCGTGCCTCCGCGAGGGGATGCGCCGGACGAAGGTTCACTCAGGTGAAGGCCCGCGCAGGTGATCGAAGCACGATGCAGCGCATGCCCTGAGGGCCTGCGCGACACTCCCGCTCCGGCCTCCTGTGCCGGAGCGTTTCTCATGTGTGCAGCCGGGGGCTGCCAGCACCCCGCACCGCTTCCGCGGTGTCGGGGAACCACGTGATAAGGAGTGCCATGGCGAACAAGGAAGCCTCGGTCGCCGAGCTCGCGGAGAAGTTCCGCAGCTCGAACGCCGTACTGCTCACCGAGTACCGCGGTCTCACCGTTGCCCAGCTCAAGCAGCTGCGGAAGAGCATCAGTGCAGACGCGACCTACGCCGTGGTGAAGAACACGCTGACCAAGATCGCGGCGAACCAGGCGGGGATCTCGTCGTTCGACGACGAGCTCGTCGGCCCGTCCGCGATCGCGTTCGTGCACGGCGACACCGTCGCCGTCGCGAAGGCGCTGCGTGCCTTCACCAAGGCCAATCCTCTTCTCGTCGTGAAGGGCGGTTACTTCGACGGCAACCCCCTGGCGGCGGACGAGGTGAACAAGCTCGCCGACCTCGAGTCGCGGGAGGTGCTGCTGGGCAAGCTCGCCGGCGCCTTCAAGGCCTCGCTCTTCGGCGCGGCGTACCTGTTCAACGCACCGCTCTCGCAGGCCGTACGCACCGTCGAGGCGCTGCGCGAGAAGCAGGAATCGGCTCAGTAGCACCCCTCGGGTCCCACCCGGGGCGCGATGC from Clavibacter michiganensis subsp. insidiosus harbors:
- the lysS gene encoding lysine--tRNA ligase; this encodes MTDSPGTPATLETAPAPAVEGPAEDVAEQKAVRLAKRARLNAAGGPGEGAYPVQVPVTTTIPAVRAEFGHLEPGEETDHVVGIAGRVVHFRNTGKLCFATLQAGDGTRIQAMISLAEVGEDALAAWKELVDLGDHVFVAGRVIASRKGELSIMASEWRIASKALLPLPNLHSELSDETRVRSRYLDLIVRDQARKNVLDRAKVNASMRETFRERGYVEVETPMLQVMHGGASARPFVTHSNAFDTEMYLRIAPELYLKRAVVGGIDRVFEINRNFRNEGADSTHSPEFAMLEAYEAYGDYTSIAELTQTLVQDAAMAVAGSHVVTWADGTEYDLGGEWDRISMYGSLSEAAGVEITPATTVDELQAIADREGVVVPLSTHGKLVEELWEHFVKGGLERPTFVLDFPVETSPLTRAHRSIDGVVEKWDLYIRGFELATGYSELVDPVVQRERFVDQARQSARGDDEAMPLDEEFLRALEHGMPPSGGMGMGVDRLLMAITGLGIRETILFPLVK
- a CDS encoding ATP-dependent Clp protease ATP-binding subunit, with translation MFERFTDRARRVVVLAQEEAKMLNHNYIGTEHILLGLIHEGEGVAAKALESLGISLDAVREQVQDIIGQGQQQPTGHIPFTPRAKKVLELSLREALQLGHNYIGTEHILLGLIREGEGVAAQVLVKLGADLNRVRQQVIQLLSGYQGKEAVAVGGEAQQSQQAGSTVLDQFGRNLTQAARDGKLDPVIGREKEIERVMQILSRRSKNNPVLIGEPGVGKTAVVEGLAQAIVKGDVPETLKDKQLYTLDLGSLIAGSRYRGDFEERLKKVTKEIRTRGDIITFIDEIHTLVGAGAAEGAIDAASILKPLLARGELQTIGATTLDEYRKHFEKDAALERRFQPIQVQEPSLPHTINILKGLRDRYEAFHKVSITDGAIVSAANLADRYIADRFLPDKAIDLIDEAGARLRLSILSAPPELREFDERISTVRVAKETAIEDQDFEKAASLRDEEKNLLGERLRLEKQWRSGDVRTTAEVDEGLIAEVLAQATGIPVFKLTEEESSRLVFMEKALHQRVIGQEEAISALSKTIRRTRAGLKDPRRPSGSFIFAGPTGVGKTELAKALAEFLFDDEDALISLDMSEYGEKHTVSRLFGAPPGFVGFEEGGQLTEKVRRKPFSVVLFDEIEKAHPDIFNSLLQILEEGRLTDGQGRVVDFKNTVIIMTTNLGTKDITGAPVGFQVENNAANSYERMKGKVSEELKKNFKPEFLNRVDDTIVFPQLSKPELLQIVDLFVKRLSDRMMDRDLTITLETAAKERLIEVGFDPSLGARPLRRAVQHEIEDRLSERILQGDLNAGDHVHVDYVDGQFTFVTTQREGISVAAGIGTGTGTPDLAITSE
- a CDS encoding NAD-dependent epimerase/dehydratase family protein translates to MRIAVTGGSGKLGRHVVADLRAHGHEVTNIDQVGERGSGYVRVDTTDYGQVVDALFGVQDLHEGFDAIVHLAAIPAPAILSDVATFHNNMLTSFNVFQAARRAGIKKVVYASSETVLGLPFDVPPPYIPVDEEYPAQPNSTYSLVKHLEEQMAIELCRWDPELQVTALRFSNVMDVDDYDEFPGFDDDALARKWNLWGYIDGRDGAQAVRKALEHDAPGFDRFIVANGDTVMSRSSAELVAEVFPGVEVTKELGEHETLLSIDKARRILGYEPEHTWRDHAPATTGDDPVAGHPS
- a CDS encoding aldo/keto reductase → MRYVRLGSTGTEVSAIALGCMSYGEPTRGNHAWTLTEEDSIPLIRRAVELGITFFDTANVYSDGSSEEITGRALNAMTTREEVVIATKVHGAMGEGPNSRGLSRKHIMWQIDESLRRLGTDYVDLYQIHRFDPATPLEETLEALHDLVKAGKVRYLGASSMDAWRFSKALHLQRANGWAPFVTMQDHYNLVNREEEREMLPLCADAGVGSLPWSPLARGRLTRDWDASTARSATDEFGKTLYAAQEDSDRRVAAAVAEVAEARGVPRAQVALAWVSRNPVVTAPIVGGTKASHIEDAVASLDLELTDDEVSRLEEHYVPHAVVGY
- the rplJ gene encoding 50S ribosomal protein L10, whose translation is MANKEASVAELAEKFRSSNAVLLTEYRGLTVAQLKQLRKSISADATYAVVKNTLTKIAANQAGISSFDDELVGPSAIAFVHGDTVAVAKALRAFTKANPLLVVKGGYFDGNPLAADEVNKLADLESREVLLGKLAGAFKASLFGAAYLFNAPLSQAVRTVEALREKQESAQ